From Phaenicophaeus curvirostris isolate KB17595 chromosome 2, BPBGC_Pcur_1.0, whole genome shotgun sequence:
AGAAGACCTCAATGATGGAGCACCTCAACATCCCCATACAGGAGGGTGGAAACCAAACAAAGCACATCCTTCCACAGGGCTCAGCACCCTATCCAGGACACCTGGCCCTCCCCAAACCCTGCCAAGCCTGGGGGTAGCTTGTACCCGGATGGGCACATATCCATGGGTCACGTTGGATGGATCACATGCAGTTGGCAGAGGTTCTTCTTTGGTGAGAAGCTGCGGGATGAGAAGCACAAAATGAGATTCTGAGCAAGCTGGTGGGACATGCGTGCATTTGAGATGAACATAGGTCAGCAAATCCAGGGGATGGATGAGGTTTCCAGGGGATGGTGGGAAGGGTTCGCTGAATTCACAGCCCCCATCCCATTTGTTTCCAACACCACCCGCAAGTCCTGCACCAGTGCCACATCACAGCAAGAGATAGAAGCCCAAGCCCATCCCTCCCATCTCTCCAGGGAACCCCAGGAGAACAGAGGACAAAGGGGACTCAGACCACCTCTACGTGCCTGGACACCTgagagctcctgcagctcctttaAGACTGTTTCGGTGTCCCTAACGAGGATGGTGGCCATGCCCATCTCCTGGGCTGGATTCAAGTTCTCCTTGACGTCGTCCAGGAGGATGACCTGGAAATAGATCAGACTGGGCTTCACATGCCAGGGAAGGGCGGCTGTAGAGTTTGGCCAAGGATTTTGGGTGCTCAGAGGGACCCCTCTGTGTCCTGTTTCTGGGGTGGTGGACATACCTCCTGTGGCTTCACCTGCAGTGCATCCAGGGCGTAGGTGTAGATCTTGGGATCTGGCTTCTGCACTCCGAGCCGGCAGGACTCAATCACCAGGTCAAAGTGGCGGCGCAGCATGCTCACCAGTGTGGCTGTGAAGAGCCTCCTGGCACTGTCGTCCACACAGTTGTTGGTGAGGACACAGGTCTTAAATCCTAGGGGAGGACAGAGCGGTGAGTGCTGGTTTTCCCACCCTGGTTCCCCacaatgttttctcttctcctccccagccaCATTTCTTGGACCTTCCCAGCCTAAGATCTCCCCTGCAAGGACCAGGACCCCGTAGTGAGACCAACCAAGGACCTCTATGGTGGGACCATCCAGAGACCCCTCTGGTGGGACCAAGCTGGGAACTCATTGTGGGATTGACTAGGGACCTTGTGGTGGGATCAATCAGAGACATCGTGGAGGGATTAATCAGGGACCCCTACGGTGGGACCATCCAGAGAACCCTATGGTGGGAACAACCAGAGACATCGTGGTGGGATCAGCCAAGGACCCCATAGTGGGACCAGCCAGAGACTCCTACGGTGGGAGCAGTCAGGGACCTCATGGTGGGACCTATCGGAGACCCCCATGGTCCTTGCTCAGGATGTGAGCAGCATCCTTACTCCAGCCTCCTCTGCCCTAaagcccccagcacccaccgTTCCTCCGCAGCACCCTCGCTGCCCGCAGAAGGGGGGCATTGACTGTCCCCTCAGCGGCCATCTCCTCGAAGGCTTGGGCGATGGAGAAGGTGGCTGGCAGGGTGATGCCCGAGGTGGAGGCGTGCTGCTTGCAGCCTTCTTCCATCTccaaaaagaactggaaaacacCCACATAATCATTCAATTGACcccaaaaataaagcagagctCATCCTGGaccctgctccttccccagccccaacCCAGCCACCAGCAATGCTCCATGGCTGGTACCCAAGGACTCACCTGGGACAGGGTGATCTGTCCCTTCATCGCCTTGGCATAAGGACTGTCAGATCCGCCAGCAAACACAGCTTTTAGCAAGAAATTCCTGCCAGGAAATGGAAGAGAGGTCAGCCAGGGTAAAAAAAATAGTGAGTAGGTCCTGGTAGGTCCCACTATGAGGTCCCTGGCTGGTCCCACCACAGGGTCCTAGATTGGTCCCAtcacagggggctctggatggtccAACCATAGATGCCCGTGGTTGTTCccaccatagaatcaccaggttggaaaagacccaccagctcatcaagtccaaccattcccatcaatcactaaaccatgtccctcagcacctcatccacccatcctttaaacacctacagggaaggtgactcaaccacctccctgggcagcctgttccagtgctcaatgaccccttctgtgaaattttttttcctaatggtcagcctaaacctcccctggtggagcttgaggccattccctctagtcctgtcccctgaaAGTCTCTGGCTGATCCCACTATGAAGTCCTTGGTTCGTCCCACCATGGAGGTCCCTGGTTGGTCCCATCACAGGGTCCTTGCTTGGTCCCACCAGGTAGATGTTGGGATGCACTGTAGGGAGGGGGATGCTCTGTGCTGAGGATAAGGCACTTCATCACCATGCAGAACCGCAGCATCCTTTCGTTCCCGAGACCTTGCTGCCCATTCATTTCTGCTGGCAGCTCAATTCCTTCACCTTGCAGAGCGATGAGCAAGGAATTCCGCCAGGAACACAAAAAACAATGCAACAAATGAGGTGATTTTGCAACCTGGAGctccaggaaaataaattccCCCTATCACAAGATCACAAAAAAGCCTTCTTGGGTGGCAATAAAACAAGATTACAGCCCTGGCTTCAGCACAAAGTTCTCCCTGAGCCGATAAAAATGCTGCTCCACTAAATATAAAGTGGCTTTACCTGTTCCAGCAGGATTGGTGCCACTTATTTTTGATAGAAGGTGAAGTAAAAAGATATTTGATGGCCAGATAATCCATGAATTTATTGCTCCACCTGCTCCTCGTCCTCCAGCATTTAGttattattaatatattattCTCTTCTATTCTTTTGGCCAGAAAgcctgtcctgggctgcatccaaaggaGTGCGGCCAGCAGGATGAGAGGGGACtttgcccctctattctgctcttgtgataTCTGACCTGCAGTCCTGcgtccaggtctggaatccacaacataagaaggatatggaactgttggaaaaggtccaaaggaggccacagagatgatccgagggctggagcacctctgctatgaggacaggctgagggagttgggattgctcagcctagagaagagaagacttcagggagaccttagagcagcctccagtactgaaaggggctccaggaaagctgggaaggggctttttacaGGGGCATTGAGTGATAGGATGGAGGGGGATGGTTTTAAATTGTAAGGGGGAAGATTCAGACTacatactaggaagaaattcttcatgatgagggtggggaggccctagcccaggttgcccagagaagtggtggctgccccatccctggaggtgttcaaggccaggctggatggggcttggagcaacctgatccagtgggaggtgtccctgcccatggcaggggggtggaactgggtgggctttgaggtcccttccaacccaaaccattccataattctatttttttaactccctgcttgtttttcatttaatacCCACGTGCTGCTTGGAAATCCTGTTGGGCAACCCAAAGACGCAGAACCAGTTTGATTCCTGTCTTCTGGATTAGTCATTCCCAAATATCTTATCTAAGGTTGGATGgatctctgagcaacctgatctgacTGAAGATGTCCCTTGCTCGCTGCACAGGCCAAGTGTGGTGTCCTGcccttgggtcacaacaaccccaccCAGCGCTCCAGGTTTGAGGTagagaggctggaaagctgcccagaggaaaaggccctgggggtgctggtcaacagtggctgaacatgagccagcagtagcccaggtggccaagaaggccaccagcatcctggcttggatcagccatggggtggccagcaggagcagggaagggatcatccccctgtacttggctctggtgaggccacacctggaatcctgggtgcagttttgggcccctcactccaagaaagaccttggggggctggagcacatgcGGAAAAggagaatggagctggggaagggtctggagtccaggggttctgggagtggctgagggccctggggctgtttagtgtggagaagaggaggctgaggggagtcctcatcgctctctgcagctcctggaaaggaggtcggagccaggtgggtgctggtgtcctcttccaaataacaagtgataggacgaggggaaccggcctcaagttgcaccaggggaggtttagactggatattaggaacaatttctctactgaaagagggtgaagccctggcagagggtgaCCAGGGTGGAGGTGGAATCTCCAACTCtgacaattctatgattcctcatCTCAGGCTCACGCAGCTGCGTCTGGTCTCAAGTGCTGAAGCAGCAATTGTCTGAATTAATTATCCTGCTTAATTAATTAATAGTTGGTCTTCTTAACTCTTCTGCCATCGTCCTCTATGGCAACCATCTGCCTCTGTTCCATTTAAAGTGCTGACCTGCACCCCACATCTAGTTCCCAACCCCATACTCAACCTGTACACAGGGACCCCAGCTTGCACCCCACATCCAGGACAGGGGGTCTCCACTTGCACCCCACATGTGCACAGGGACCCCAGCTTGCACTCCACATCCAGGACAGGGGGTCCCCAGCCCACATGTGCACAGGGACCCCAGCCTGCACCCCACATCCTGACAGGGGTCTCCCCCCCGCACTCTACTCTCAGCCCTGCCCCCTGCTCCAGGGCCCCTGCAGCGCAGTTTCCGCGCGGGCGGTGGCCGGACACACAATATTGTCGCTCGATTCTCTGTGTCTCCGGCCGAGCGGAGCCCAAACGCCGGGAGGGAGGGCGAGTGTTGCCGGCCGGGCCAGGCGCTGCCGGGCCGGGCTAGGCCGTACCTGGGCAAAGCGCAGCGCCGCTCGTAGGAGCCCAGGAAGCTCCGCACGCCGGGCACGAAGAGGACGCCGCCAAGGTCGAACAGCACGGCCCGCCGCGCCATCACCGCCCCACTCCGCCAGGACCGGGTCTCGAACTCGCGAACACGGGGCCCCCAGCGCCGCCGGCCTCGCCCCGCGggctggccacgccccctgcccCGCGCCGCGCTGGGTCCTAGCGCCGCCCGACGGGGGTGTCACTGGCCCCTCCGCAGGGCGGGGGGCGAGTGGGAGTCACTGTGTGTatgtggggtgcaggatggggacCCCCTGTCCTGGATGTGGGGTGCAAGCTGGGGGTCTTGTATATAAATGGGGGGCAAGGTGGGGAGCCCCTGTCCTGCATGTGGGGTGCAAGCAGGGGTCCCTGTGTACATGTGGGGTGAGGACCCCCAGTCCTGGATGTGGGGAGCAAGCTGGGATCCCAGTTTTCATGTGGGGCACAGAATGGGGACCCCCTGTCCTGGATGTGGGGTGCAAGGTGATGTCCCTGTGTGTATGTGGGGCGCAGAGTGGGGACCCCTAGTCCTGAATTTGAGGTGCAAGTTGGGTTCCCTGTGTACATGTGGGGTGAGGACGCCTAGTCCTACATATGGGGTGCAAGCTGGGATCCCTCTTTACTTGAGGGGTGCAAGCTGAGGTCATAGTTTACACGTGGGACACAGAGTGGGGACCCCCTGTCGTGGATGTGGGGTGCAAGCTGAGATCCCTGTGTACATGTGGGGTGCAAGTGGGGACCCACAGTCCTGGATGTGGGGTGCAAGCTGCGGTCCATGTGCACATGTGGGGTGAGGACCCCCTGTCCTGGATGTGGGGTGCAAGCTGGGGTCCCTGTGCGTACATGTGGGGTGCAAATGTGGACCCCCTGTCCTGGATATGGGGTACAATTTGGGGTCCTTGTGTCCACGTGGGATGTAAATTGGGGACACCCTGTCGTGCATGTGGGGTGCAAGCTGAGATCCCTGAGTATGTGTGGGGCACAGAGTGGGGACCCCTTGTTCTGGATATGGTGTGCGAGCTGGGGTCCCTGTGTACATGTGGGGCACAGAGTGGGGACCCCCTGTCCTGGCcgtggggtgcagggtggggtCCCTGCGGTGCTGAGCACAGCCACCCACCACCCAGCATGTGTGCGCTCGCCGCACACGCCTCTGCACGCCTCTGTGCCCGTGACCACGCGTGTGCGTGGGCCATCGTCATCTCCAGGAGCCCCCAGTGCTGTGGCTTGACGTGTGTCCGAGCGGTGAGTGGGACTGTGGGATCAGGAGGGGTCGGGAGGGGTTTCCCAAGCCATGCCagccccgtgcctcagtttccccacctgcACAACAAGCGGTGGGATTCCTGCTCAGCCTCACcttgggaggagggggaattCGAGGGGTGCTGAGTGCACCCCTCTCACccagagcagcagggctggagggtgctCCTCACTGGGATGGCTCTTGAGGAGGGGGCAGAGTTGTTTTAGGGGGGCTCAAGCCCAGGCAAGCCTTGCATTCATCACCAGCACCCCACTGCCGGAGTTCAGCGTCCCCCATCTTTTGTCCCTGACCTCCTGCTggccctgggaccccaaacgggacccctcagcatcctcccagGGTGGTCCAGCGCCTAGTGGCTGGATGAAACccccttccctgcttttttCCAAGGCGTTTCCTCCTCCCATCACCGTGGGGGCAGCTCCGGCACAGCCCCCAGAGCCGCTCACCCCAAAACTTGGGACTGCAGCCCCCCAGTCGCCACCACGCCGAGCTTGACTTCTCCCTGGCAAAAAGGTGGGAgcattttttttgggggggtgaggggaggctggaagaggggggaaaaggaattTCACTGGGAAGAGCCGGGAGGAAGAATCCAGTTTTGGTGCCAATGAAATGCCAGCATGGCTATGGCTCTGAGACCCGGCCAGCTCGTGGCAGGGCTGGGCTACCGTGGCCACCACTGGAGGGTCCCCTGGATGCTGCCACCCCCACCTCTGTTGGGCTCCAAagtgacaccccccccccccccaacacgAGGTGCTGAGACCTGGCAAGCTCATTGCACCCCAGGATGCTGGCAAGGAGCCGGGATGCTGCTGGGAGCCCCCTTCCAGGCAGAGGGGCTTGGAAGTTGGATGGGAGGAGACtttggggtcactgggggcccccctgagcccccaaaCTCCTGCACCCACTGTGCCAGCAGCCGCTGGCACCCGTTCCCCTGGCTCTGGCGCCAAGGCTTTCCGGTAGTGGTTTTGAAAGAGCTGTATTGTCTGCCCCCCCCAATCACAGCCTCGTGCTTTTCCAAAGCTCTAGAGGAGAATTCAGGGCAGATGAGGTGCCCCCCCAGCAGGATCAGCCTCATCCCGTCCCTTCCAGCCTTCACCTTAccctctctgtgcctcagtttccccattgcGATGCTCCATATGCTGTGCTGGGGGTGTAGGAAGGGTCTCCCCCTTACCTGGGTGGGGGGGAGTTTTCTATGGTGGGGGGAGAATGCAGCAGGGCACCCCTAAATCCCAGCAGCCAGAGATCCTCATGCATGGAAAGATTAGGGTGCTTTGGGGGTTCTGCTGGTGCTAACTTGAGGGCCCCTTGGGCAGAAGACCCAaaagggtctctagagggtgtTTCAGCCTAAATGCCCCCTGTTTCTCTTTACTCCTGCAGGACATCATGGTCACGGGGAGGGGCGGTTGGTTCTTGCTGATGGGGCTTTGTGCCTTCGTCCCCACCGTCACCACCCAACGGGGACCAGAAGAGGATGTGACCCCCagcaccaggttggaggagCTGGGGTACCCCCTCACCCAGGATGGGGaccacctccaggacccccagcgCTGCGGCATCACCTTCCACACCCCCAGCCCTTGCGGACCCCGCGGGCCATCCCCCTCCGTCTCCCGGGATGAGCTGGATCACCTCAAGGACCTCTTGCAGAACACCAAAGCCAGCCTGAAGGACGTGGAGATGGCAGCTATGCTGGAGGACAACCAGACTCGCTACCAGGATATCATCACCGAGGCGCTGCCAGCCATCCATGGAGCCAACCTGGAATTTCAGGAGAGCCTGGACAACGTCCGTAGGGAGCTGGAGGCTCACATGGCTGAAGCCAATCACCCACAGATGGCTGAGAAGAAGGAGAAGTAAGTTCCATGGGAAGGAGATAGATCATGGGAGATAGTCCGTGGAGCTGATGCCCCAAACTCCATTGGTAGGAGACCCAGCTGGGGGTGTCTCCAAGGGTCCCATGGTCTTTATGGTGGTTTTCAGGTGACATCTGGGGTTTGGATGTTGCTGCTAACATCCATGCATGTGTCCTTGCCCTAAAACCACTGCAGTGGGGCTGGTGAGGGGTTCTCCATGGGTaaggtggggggtggggtgtcAGGATGACAGTGTCACTCCTAAACCGGTGACCAAACAGAGTTGAGCCACGATGTGATGATGGAGCAGTGTTCACCAGGATGGAGGCATTGGGGTACCCCCTCTCCGAGGCTGAGGACCCTGCTCTGGAACCCCCCATCACCTCCCTCACTCTGCTATGGAGACACTGGtagggacacaggggacactgatccccctttttccctcacCCAGGCTGAGGAAGGGTGTCCGTGTGGTGGCCCACATGCTACGTCTCACCAGCCGCCTGGCCCAGACCCTTGATGCCACCTCCCGCCGCCTCCACGCTGAGCTGAGCCAGCGCCTGCAGAGCTCAGC
This genomic window contains:
- the LOC138717551 gene encoding uncharacterized protein, encoding MVTGRGGWFLLMGLCAFVPTVTTQRGPEEDVTPSTRLEELGYPLTQDGDHLQDPQRCGITFHTPSPCGPRGPSPSVSRDELDHLKDLLQNTKASLKDVEMAAMLEDNQTRYQDIITEALPAIHGANLEFQESLDNVRRELEAHMAEANHPQMAEKKEKLRKGVRVVAHMLRLTSRLAQTLDATSRRLHAELSQRLQSSATRAATATEP